The Streptomyces aurantiacus genome includes a region encoding these proteins:
- a CDS encoding IS630 family transposase: MTSTAGASVPRRGPKLEPLLLSAEERAELERWTRRATSAQALALRARIVLACAGPEVPPIVVVARELRVAADTVRKWRRRFLAERLDGLVDEPRPGRPPTISVDQVEAVVVTTLEQLPKNATHWSRKSMAQHSGLSKSTVGRIWRQFQLRPHLADTFKLSTDPLFVEKVYDVVGLYFNPPEGAEVLSVDEKSQIQALDRSQPVLPIMPGMPERRTHDYVRNGLTTLFAAFDVATGEVITALHRRHRAAEFKKFLIRIDKEVPAHLQVHLIVDNYGTHKTPAIKAWLAKHPRFELHFTPTGSSWINQVERWFGYLAHQMIRRGAHKNIQALEADIRAWVKDWNEDPKPFIWTKTAEEILDSLARFCRRISGAGH; this comes from the coding sequence GTGACTTCTACTGCTGGTGCGTCAGTTCCTCGTCGGGGCCCCAAGTTGGAGCCGTTGCTGCTGTCCGCGGAGGAGCGGGCGGAGCTGGAGCGGTGGACGCGTCGGGCGACATCGGCCCAGGCCCTGGCCCTGCGAGCGCGGATTGTCCTGGCGTGTGCGGGGCCGGAAGTACCGCCGATCGTCGTGGTCGCCCGGGAGCTTCGGGTGGCCGCGGACACGGTCCGCAAGTGGCGGCGGCGCTTTCTCGCCGAGCGGCTGGACGGGCTGGTCGACGAGCCCAGGCCGGGCCGGCCGCCCACCATCAGCGTCGATCAGGTGGAGGCGGTGGTGGTCACCACGCTGGAACAGCTGCCGAAGAACGCCACCCACTGGTCCAGGAAATCGATGGCCCAGCACAGCGGCCTGTCGAAGTCGACCGTGGGCCGGATCTGGCGGCAGTTCCAGCTCAGGCCGCATCTGGCGGACACCTTCAAGCTGTCGACGGACCCGCTGTTCGTGGAGAAGGTCTACGACGTCGTGGGCCTGTACTTCAACCCTCCTGAGGGTGCGGAGGTGCTCTCGGTGGACGAGAAGTCGCAGATCCAGGCCCTGGACCGGTCCCAGCCGGTGCTGCCGATAATGCCGGGCATGCCCGAGCGGCGCACCCACGACTACGTCCGCAACGGCCTGACCACCTTGTTCGCCGCGTTCGACGTCGCCACGGGTGAGGTCATCACTGCCCTGCACCGCCGGCACCGGGCCGCGGAGTTCAAGAAGTTCCTGATCCGGATCGACAAAGAGGTGCCCGCACACCTGCAGGTCCATCTGATCGTGGACAACTACGGCACCCACAAGACCCCTGCGATCAAAGCCTGGCTGGCCAAACACCCGCGGTTCGAGCTGCACTTCACCCCGACCGGCTCCTCCTGGATCAACCAGGTCGAGCGGTGGTTCGGCTACCTGGCCCACCAGATGATCCGCCGCGGCGCACACAAGAACATCCAGGCCCTGGAAGCCGACATCCGGGCCTGGGTCAAGGACTGGAACGAAGACCCCAAGCCGTTCATCTGGACCAAGACA
- a CDS encoding phospholipase D-like domain-containing protein, with amino-acid sequence MTSTQDQPETTSHPLGTRASPMFEERSERIRRRLERLIGIAATEGNALTALRNGDEIFAAMLARIRSAEHTVDMMTFVYWKGDVAREFAQSLAERARAGVRVRLLLDGFGSRLIEKDLLAAMEEAGVQVAWFRKPLALSPFKQNHRCHRKVLVVDEQTAFTGGVGIAEEWCGDARNEHEWRDTHVEVRGPAVDGLAAAFAQNWAECHEELFDARDRFVAHSPQGDAAVQVVRGSASFGWQDMQTLLRVMLESAEDRFRLATAYFSPDAYFIELLCATARRGVEVEILLPGPHTDKRVCQLAGQHYYEDLTACGVKIYQYQPTMMHAKVITVDRVAALVGSTNFNRRSLDHDEEIMLAVLDEEFTSTLDAHFDEDLAVSTLISAGRWKRRSVVQRAREAAVLPIRRYL; translated from the coding sequence ATGACCAGTACGCAGGACCAGCCGGAGACGACCTCCCACCCGCTCGGCACACGCGCCTCGCCGATGTTCGAGGAGCGGTCGGAGCGAATACGGCGGCGGCTGGAGAGACTCATCGGCATCGCCGCGACCGAGGGCAACGCCCTGACCGCGCTGCGCAACGGCGACGAGATCTTCGCCGCGATGCTGGCACGCATCCGGTCCGCGGAACACACCGTGGACATGATGACCTTCGTCTACTGGAAGGGCGACGTCGCCCGCGAATTCGCTCAGTCGCTCGCCGAGCGTGCCCGGGCAGGGGTGCGGGTGCGGCTGCTGCTGGACGGCTTCGGCAGCCGGCTGATCGAGAAGGACCTGCTGGCGGCGATGGAGGAGGCCGGCGTGCAGGTGGCGTGGTTTCGCAAACCCCTCGCCCTGTCGCCGTTCAAGCAGAACCACCGCTGTCACCGCAAGGTCCTGGTCGTCGACGAGCAGACGGCCTTCACCGGTGGGGTGGGGATCGCGGAGGAGTGGTGCGGCGACGCGCGCAACGAGCACGAGTGGCGTGACACCCACGTCGAGGTCCGCGGGCCGGCGGTGGACGGCCTCGCCGCCGCGTTCGCACAGAACTGGGCCGAGTGCCACGAGGAACTTTTCGATGCCCGTGACCGGTTCGTCGCGCACAGCCCCCAGGGCGACGCCGCGGTACAGGTGGTGCGCGGCTCGGCCAGCTTCGGCTGGCAGGACATGCAGACCCTGCTCCGGGTGATGCTGGAGTCGGCGGAGGACCGCTTCCGGCTGGCCACCGCGTACTTCTCACCGGACGCGTACTTCATCGAGCTGCTGTGTGCCACCGCCCGCCGGGGCGTGGAGGTGGAGATCCTGCTGCCCGGCCCGCACACGGACAAGCGGGTCTGCCAGCTGGCCGGCCAGCACTACTACGAGGACCTGACCGCCTGCGGCGTGAAGATCTACCAGTATCAGCCGACGATGATGCATGCCAAGGTCATCACCGTCGACCGGGTCGCCGCGCTGGTCGGCTCGACCAACTTCAACCGCCGCTCGCTCGACCACGACGAGGAGATCATGCTCGCCGTGCTGGACGAGGAGTTCACGTCCACACTCGACGCCCACTTCGACGAGGACCTGGCAGTCAGCACCCTGATCAGCGCGGGACGCTGGAAGCGCCGTTCAGTGGTGCAGCGAGCCCGGGAAGCGGCCGTCCTGCCCATCCGCCGATACCTGTGA
- a CDS encoding RNA polymerase sigma factor SigF, giving the protein MNAREATDCGSAAPELTGDLPWIEDGGKVAPKDARVLSRLFLDRLQALEEGSHEYQYVRNTLIEMNLSLVNFAARRFRNRGSGDMEDVIQVGTIGLIKAIDRFDLSREVEFTSFAIPYIVGEIKRFFRDTTWAVHVPRRLQELRVALAKSKEELGTTLNRPPTVKELAAHLNLSEDEVIEGLVAANGYIAGSIDTPGGDEESSDGGPKYADTLGEADPAMDLFEDLHTLGPLLQELDERERTIIEMRFGQEMTQAEIGRELNLSQMHISRLLTRTLNRLRSGLLTA; this is encoded by the coding sequence GTGAACGCCCGCGAAGCCACGGACTGCGGCAGCGCAGCGCCGGAGCTCACGGGTGACCTGCCGTGGATCGAGGACGGGGGCAAGGTCGCGCCCAAGGACGCGCGCGTGCTGTCCCGGCTGTTCCTCGACCGGCTGCAGGCCCTGGAAGAGGGTTCGCACGAATACCAGTACGTCCGGAACACGCTGATCGAGATGAACCTGTCCCTGGTGAACTTCGCGGCCCGCCGGTTCCGGAACCGGGGCAGCGGTGACATGGAGGATGTCATCCAGGTCGGCACCATCGGCCTCATCAAGGCCATCGACCGCTTCGACCTGTCGCGCGAGGTCGAGTTCACCTCGTTCGCCATTCCCTACATCGTCGGCGAGATCAAGCGCTTCTTCCGGGACACCACCTGGGCCGTGCACGTCCCGCGCCGTCTGCAGGAGCTGCGTGTCGCCCTCGCCAAGAGCAAGGAAGAGCTCGGCACCACGCTGAACCGTCCGCCCACGGTCAAGGAGCTCGCGGCCCACCTGAACCTGTCCGAGGACGAGGTCATCGAGGGTCTCGTGGCGGCCAACGGCTACATAGCCGGCTCCATCGACACCCCCGGCGGCGACGAGGAGTCCAGCGACGGCGGTCCCAAGTACGCGGACACTCTGGGCGAGGCCGACCCGGCGATGGACCTGTTCGAGGACCTGCACACGCTCGGCCCCCTGCTGCAGGAGCTCGACGAGCGGGAGCGGACCATCATCGAGATGCGGTTCGGCCAGGAGATGACCCAGGCGGAGATCGGCCGGGAACTGAACCTGTCCCAGATGCACATCTCCCGTCTCCTCACCCGCACTCTCAACCGGCTTCGCAGCGGCCTCCTCACCGCGTGA